Proteins encoded by one window of Streptomyces sp. NBC_01571:
- a CDS encoding aminoglycoside phosphotransferase family protein yields MVRPLTEHDSRLVACEDGAPVTVRERIPSALPVVIRTWQDEAEILNTICGVLPHVPRCLVKHRDLTILSYVEGMPLSRICPNDNPLHSGLVLALADLLADMTQVRRQHLPPLPPSWPRSNRDSSAFLRALAFAAEEQIRQRNWGEFGGLFAMLGIPEDAMVRFAERVPALVSRPFSLLHTDLHRDNVIVSYDGDPPLICVDWELASYGDPLHDLATHLVRMRYPEYQWPEVIEAWREAMGRRRPAAVYGLDRDLGHYVAFERAQSVYPDVIRAAMSMGDSAKQQQLDAATGAVRRALLAAEEPLRLASVPDETAIERILFRWNESHGGRHKHPWSRQEIVWKADERLPPHPCLSKAAVSEALFEEGAASADRVFKGTAHLNTAVRVPGVPFPVMVRRRVGAANARERRFLNEHAVLGAIERSNVSVRAPRVLALGISGLMEQFTIHSYEGPADGFRPPDHPVDGLRPYEADDLVDQLGALASVDCDELDPFREGLNLYPGLRDELVHMVNALPKPTRDLMRELGLPDGYRLGEILDRHTLVPRRPVLLHGDLNPWNLVRGERGELVLIDWEMAVVGDPLYDLVRHMHLTPTRPEIRERLFARWARVLPEDCTKGWREDWRVYRWMEVVRSAYVDLDRLVTGDSLDAPNVRRAVGSYAMTLAEAIAALGLPGRTTNPYLARALPHGERGNRRPAGVSAES; encoded by the coding sequence ATGGTGAGGCCGCTCACGGAGCACGACTCCCGCCTGGTGGCGTGCGAGGACGGCGCGCCGGTGACGGTGCGGGAACGTATCCCCTCGGCGCTGCCCGTGGTCATCAGGACCTGGCAGGACGAGGCGGAGATCCTCAACACGATCTGCGGCGTACTGCCGCACGTTCCGCGGTGCCTGGTCAAGCACCGTGATCTGACCATTCTCAGCTATGTGGAGGGCATGCCGCTGTCGCGTATCTGCCCGAACGACAATCCGCTGCACTCCGGTCTGGTCCTCGCCCTGGCGGATCTCCTCGCGGACATGACGCAGGTGCGCAGACAGCACCTTCCTCCGCTGCCCCCGTCCTGGCCCCGTTCCAACCGTGACAGCAGCGCCTTTCTGCGGGCGTTGGCGTTCGCGGCGGAGGAGCAGATCAGGCAGCGCAACTGGGGTGAGTTCGGCGGCCTCTTCGCGATGCTGGGCATTCCCGAGGACGCGATGGTGCGGTTCGCCGAGAGGGTGCCGGCGCTGGTCAGCCGCCCCTTCAGCCTGCTCCACACCGACCTGCACCGGGACAACGTGATCGTCTCCTACGACGGCGACCCGCCCCTGATCTGCGTCGACTGGGAACTGGCGAGCTACGGCGACCCGCTGCACGACCTCGCCACGCATCTGGTGCGGATGCGGTACCCCGAATACCAGTGGCCCGAGGTGATCGAGGCATGGCGTGAGGCGATGGGCCGACGGCGCCCCGCGGCCGTGTACGGGCTCGACCGCGACCTCGGGCACTACGTCGCCTTCGAGCGCGCCCAGTCCGTCTACCCGGATGTGATCCGGGCCGCGATGTCGATGGGTGACTCCGCCAAACAGCAGCAACTGGACGCCGCCACCGGTGCGGTGCGCCGGGCACTCCTTGCCGCCGAGGAACCACTGCGGCTCGCGAGCGTGCCCGACGAGACCGCGATCGAGCGCATTCTCTTCCGGTGGAACGAGTCCCACGGAGGCCGGCACAAACATCCCTGGTCCCGCCAGGAGATCGTCTGGAAGGCCGACGAAAGACTCCCTCCGCATCCGTGCCTCTCCAAGGCGGCCGTGAGCGAGGCCCTGTTCGAGGAGGGGGCCGCCTCCGCGGACCGGGTGTTCAAGGGAACGGCCCACCTCAACACGGCGGTACGGGTGCCGGGCGTGCCCTTTCCCGTCATGGTCCGCCGGAGGGTCGGCGCGGCGAACGCCCGCGAGCGCCGGTTCCTCAACGAGCACGCCGTCCTCGGAGCCATCGAGCGGTCGAACGTCTCCGTGCGTGCCCCGCGCGTGCTGGCCCTGGGCATCAGCGGCCTGATGGAACAGTTCACCATCCACTCGTACGAAGGGCCGGCGGACGGGTTCAGGCCACCGGACCACCCCGTGGACGGCCTGCGCCCGTACGAGGCGGACGATCTCGTGGACCAGCTCGGGGCCCTGGCCTCGGTCGACTGCGACGAGCTGGACCCGTTCCGGGAGGGGCTGAATCTCTACCCCGGACTCCGCGACGAACTGGTCCACATGGTGAACGCACTGCCCAAACCGACCCGGGACCTGATGCGGGAACTCGGGCTCCCCGACGGGTACCGGCTCGGCGAGATCCTCGACCGCCACACGCTGGTCCCCCGTCGGCCCGTGCTCCTGCACGGAGATCTCAACCCGTGGAACCTGGTGCGCGGTGAGCGGGGCGAACTGGTGCTCATCGACTGGGAGATGGCGGTCGTCGGCGACCCCCTGTACGACCTGGTCCGGCACATGCATCTGACGCCCACGCGGCCCGAGATCCGTGAGCGTCTGTTCGCCCGCTGGGCGCGGGTGCTGCCGGAGGACTGCACGAAGGGCTGGCGCGAGGACTGGCGCGTCTACCGCTGGATGGAGGTGGTCCGCTCGGCGTACGTGGACCTCGACCGTCTGGTGACCGGCGACAGTCTGGACGCCCCGAACGTCCGCCGGGCCGTCGGCTCCTACGCGATGACCCTCGCCGAGGCCATCGCGGCGCTGGGACTTCCGGGCCGGACGACGAACCCCTACCTCGCCCGCGCGCTGCCTCACGGAGAACGCGGGAACCGGCGGCCGGCCGGGGTCTCCGCGGAATCCTGA
- a CDS encoding AmfC protein, with amino-acid sequence MSTPSIGQPPGAVSLTRTSPRAGGGRAGAHRPPAQRTDSPLPTDAPQPDLTLLRLPELRTLRRDAQRDEADLSYVRRLLQGRIDILRAELARRGGLRAPAAESGSGADEGGPAGSSGSTSTSTPTSSSSASSAVGRGAAGEPSVVDRLPEILTDAPARHRSSARHVTVGTPHGEEYRRLASDMLSEVELSDLEARTDEELVEGMGRLVRYEQQVSRRRQRLQRTADDCSAEIARRYRDGEAQVDDLLM; translated from the coding sequence ATGAGCACACCGAGTATCGGGCAGCCGCCCGGAGCCGTGTCGTTGACCCGGACGAGTCCGCGGGCGGGAGGCGGTCGCGCGGGAGCCCACCGCCCTCCCGCGCAGCGCACCGACAGCCCGCTGCCCACCGACGCGCCCCAGCCCGATCTGACCCTGCTGCGGCTGCCCGAACTGCGGACCCTGCGGCGCGACGCCCAGCGCGACGAGGCCGACCTCAGCTATGTGCGACGGCTGCTCCAGGGCCGTATCGACATCCTGCGGGCGGAGCTGGCGCGGCGAGGGGGGCTGCGGGCGCCTGCCGCGGAGTCGGGCTCGGGTGCGGATGAGGGCGGACCGGCAGGATCGTCCGGATCCACATCCACATCCACACCCACATCCTCGTCCTCGGCCTCGTCGGCCGTGGGGCGTGGGGCGGCGGGGGAGCCCTCGGTCGTCGACCGGCTCCCGGAGATCCTGACGGACGCGCCGGCCCGGCACCGATCCTCGGCCCGCCATGTGACGGTGGGCACACCGCACGGCGAGGAGTACCGCCGGCTCGCCTCCGACATGCTCTCCGAGGTGGAGCTGTCGGACCTGGAGGCCCGTACGGACGAAGAGCTGGTCGAGGGAATGGGGCGGCTGGTGCGCTATGAGCAGCAGGTCTCCCGGCGCCGCCAGCGGCTGCAGCGGACGGCCGACGATTGCAGTGCCGAGATCGCCCGCAGGTACCGTGATGGGGAAGCACAAGTAGACGACCTGCTCATGTGA
- a CDS encoding HAD family hydrolase encodes MTSDTRQTELVAAETENLREVIERAHFVLFDFDGPICRLFAGHRAENVAKDLVEWLERQGMRGLLTEEEQAHPDPMVVLYAVHRRHPHSDLVAELEERLTQQELKAVPSAWPTPYADPLIRTWSAVGVRLAIATNNSARTVSGYLESRGLTGCFAPNLYGRTEDLNQLKPHPHCLNRALNAMGAAPAAALMIGDAPTDHQAAQRAGVPFLGYARNAYKEKQLREAGAENVVESLEPLLRLLRRQL; translated from the coding sequence GTGACTTCTGATACGAGGCAGACCGAACTGGTGGCGGCAGAGACCGAGAACCTGCGAGAAGTGATCGAACGTGCTCACTTCGTGCTCTTCGACTTCGACGGACCGATCTGCCGGCTGTTCGCGGGGCACCGCGCGGAGAACGTGGCGAAGGACCTGGTGGAGTGGCTCGAACGCCAGGGAATGCGCGGACTCCTGACGGAGGAGGAGCAGGCCCACCCCGACCCGATGGTCGTCCTGTACGCCGTCCATCGGCGCCATCCGCACAGCGACCTGGTGGCCGAGCTGGAGGAACGCCTCACCCAGCAGGAACTGAAGGCGGTGCCCTCCGCCTGGCCGACCCCGTACGCGGATCCGCTGATCCGGACCTGGAGCGCGGTGGGCGTGCGGCTGGCCATCGCGACCAACAACTCGGCCCGCACGGTCTCGGGCTACCTCGAAAGCCGTGGCCTCACCGGCTGCTTCGCCCCCAACCTCTACGGCCGCACGGAAGACCTCAACCAGCTCAAGCCGCACCCGCACTGCCTCAACCGCGCGCTGAACGCCATGGGCGCCGCCCCCGCCGCCGCCCTGATGATCGGCGACGCCCCCACCGACCACCAGGCCGCGCAACGGGCCGGCGTCCCGTTCCTCGGCTACGCGCGCAACGCGTACAAGGAGAAGCAGCTGCGCGAAGCGGGCGCCGAGAACGTGGTGGAGTCACTGGAGCCGCTGCTGCGGCTGCTTCGGCGGCAGCTCTGA
- a CDS encoding asparaginase, which translates to MSAAPADPSIPSSSPSVPPVHPEGAAGEALPALRAPRSVRTPPGLPVLAEVVRSGFVEGHHRGSLVVLAADGSVEWSLGDADTPVFPRSSNKPMQAAGVLRAGLDLTGERLALAAASHSGETFHLDLVRKMLDEHRLSAGLLQCPPDLPLDPVEAETYLAAGGVRDRVTMNCSGKHAAMLAVCAQRGWPLESYLDPGHPLQRLVHTVVEEAAGEPVAAVGTDGCGAPLMALTLTGLARAFRSFVAAAPGSAERRVADAMRTHPEYVAGTRRPDTWLMREVPGVLSKMGAEAVQAVALPDGRAFAFKIDDGGGRALGPVLARTLTRLGLDAPVLSRIGRAPLMGGSAEVGEIRATF; encoded by the coding sequence ATGTCCGCCGCCCCCGCAGACCCCTCCATACCCTCGTCGTCCCCCTCGGTCCCGCCGGTCCATCCGGAGGGCGCGGCCGGTGAGGCCCTCCCCGCGCTCCGGGCACCCCGGTCGGTCCGGACTCCTCCGGGCCTTCCCGTTCTGGCCGAGGTCGTCCGTTCGGGATTCGTCGAGGGGCACCACAGGGGCAGCCTGGTGGTGCTGGCCGCGGACGGGTCCGTCGAATGGTCGCTCGGCGACGCGGACACACCCGTCTTTCCGCGTTCGTCGAACAAACCGATGCAGGCGGCCGGGGTGCTGCGGGCCGGCCTCGACCTGACCGGTGAACGGCTGGCCCTCGCCGCGGCCAGCCACTCCGGGGAGACCTTCCACCTCGATCTCGTGCGGAAGATGCTGGACGAGCACCGGCTGAGCGCCGGGCTGTTGCAGTGCCCGCCGGACCTGCCGCTGGACCCGGTGGAGGCGGAGACCTACCTCGCAGCCGGCGGTGTGCGCGACCGGGTCACCATGAACTGCTCCGGCAAGCACGCGGCGATGCTCGCCGTGTGCGCGCAGCGGGGCTGGCCGCTGGAGTCCTACCTCGACCCCGGCCACCCCCTGCAGCGGCTCGTCCACACCGTGGTCGAGGAGGCGGCGGGGGAGCCGGTGGCCGCGGTCGGCACGGACGGGTGCGGGGCGCCGTTGATGGCCCTCACCCTCACCGGGCTGGCGCGGGCGTTCCGCTCCTTCGTCGCCGCCGCGCCGGGTTCCGCGGAGCGGCGGGTGGCCGATGCGATGCGGACCCATCCCGAGTACGTCGCCGGTACGCGGCGGCCCGACACGTGGCTGATGCGGGAGGTGCCGGGGGTGCTGTCCAAGATGGGTGCGGAGGCCGTCCAGGCGGTGGCCCTTCCCGACGGCCGTGCCTTCGCCTTCAAGATCGACGACGGTGGTGGCCGGGCGCTGGGTCCCGTCCTGGCCCGCACGCTGACCCGGTTGGGCCTGGACGCGCCGGTCCTGTCGCGGATCGGGCGCGCTCCGCTGATGGGCGGGAGCGCCGAGGTCGGCGAGATCCGCGCCACGTTCTGA
- a CDS encoding winged helix-turn-helix domain-containing protein — protein sequence MVVEPEHAAANGRNRSPRPQRSHREVADELRSRIRSGKLRPGQRMPTQAKLADEFGVERGAVRQALRILQSEHLLVNMSKGSPATVADTLGRGLTGPEASPQPTTVALGGRITAAFGARHVEIDALCLTSISLTLAMGEPLRQIHAGRIKPARVDVRVLLPSSDIDLAFPAPVDASASGRLQRSWLTNRNAQGQVLRHNLLALRATHGIDVNVAFRALPFTPPVKLYLLNGVEALFAYYTLARREEEVDHEYLEMYDVRGTQSMLFPFAHGAGPRDTTFVEQSHLWFDALWETISSELLLSG from the coding sequence TTGGTCGTGGAGCCGGAACACGCCGCCGCCAATGGGCGGAACAGGTCACCACGGCCACAGAGGTCACACCGTGAAGTGGCCGACGAACTGCGGAGCCGGATCAGGTCCGGCAAGCTGCGGCCGGGCCAGCGCATGCCCACACAGGCCAAACTGGCCGACGAGTTCGGTGTCGAGCGCGGGGCCGTCCGTCAGGCGTTACGCATCCTGCAGTCGGAGCACCTGCTCGTCAACATGTCCAAGGGGAGCCCGGCCACCGTCGCCGACACCCTGGGACGGGGTCTGACCGGCCCGGAAGCCTCACCGCAGCCCACCACGGTGGCGCTGGGCGGCCGGATCACGGCCGCCTTCGGGGCCCGGCACGTGGAGATCGACGCGCTGTGCCTGACCTCGATCTCGCTCACCCTTGCCATGGGCGAGCCCCTCCGGCAAATTCACGCGGGCCGTATAAAACCAGCCAGGGTGGACGTCCGCGTCCTGCTCCCCAGCAGTGACATCGACCTGGCCTTCCCGGCCCCGGTGGACGCTTCGGCCTCGGGACGGCTCCAGCGCAGCTGGCTCACCAACCGCAACGCCCAGGGCCAGGTGCTGCGCCACAACCTGCTCGCCCTGCGCGCCACCCACGGCATCGACGTCAACGTCGCCTTCCGCGCGCTGCCTTTCACCCCGCCCGTGAAGCTGTACCTGCTCAACGGGGTCGAAGCGCTCTTCGCGTACTACACCCTGGCCAGGCGCGAGGAGGAGGTCGACCACGAGTACCTGGAGATGTACGACGTCCGGGGCACCCAGTCGATGCTGTTCCCGTTCGCGCACGGAGCCGGGCCGCGGGACACCACGTTCGTGGAGCAGTCCCATCTCTGGTTCGACGCGCTGTGGGAGACCATCAGCTCGGAGCTGCTGCTTTCGGGCTGA
- a CDS encoding GNAT family N-acetyltransferase, whose product MSRRDGIDVRPITETEIPDWIRALNTGFLRSPAVSEQETADRGSYMHLPRTLGAFDAGRCVATFRSFPQQLTTVGGALVPAEAITNVSVTATHRRRGLLTRMMGTALAAAKERGDVVATLIAAEYPIYGRYGFGPATTATQWTVDVPRTGLDRRWSGPADGGRIDLVDGEEVRKTGPELHARLSRIQPGVVSRVERWWQVNTGALNSDGAAWTEPFYAVYRSADGEVEGLVAYESDDNWGDAKQPLNTATVKWLIGVTPAAERALWHYLCSIDWITRVKTGWRAPDDLLPDFLPDPRAARITSQADWLWVRILDVVRAMEARTYAGSGSLVLDVTDGDGLSAGRYRLDVGPDGAVCAPTGQSADLTLDVRELSALWLGEASAVRLAALGRVREEREGAASVADALLRTSRRPWCPDIF is encoded by the coding sequence ATGAGCCGCCGCGATGGAATAGACGTACGACCGATCACCGAGACCGAGATCCCGGACTGGATCCGCGCGCTGAACACGGGATTCCTGCGCTCCCCAGCCGTCTCCGAGCAGGAGACGGCCGACCGCGGCTCGTACATGCACCTGCCGCGCACACTCGGCGCCTTCGACGCCGGCCGATGCGTCGCGACCTTCCGCTCGTTCCCGCAGCAGCTCACCACCGTGGGCGGCGCCCTCGTCCCCGCCGAAGCGATCACGAACGTCTCCGTCACCGCCACCCACCGCCGCCGCGGCCTGCTCACCCGGATGATGGGCACCGCCCTCGCGGCCGCGAAGGAACGGGGCGACGTGGTCGCCACGCTGATCGCCGCGGAGTACCCGATCTACGGGCGGTACGGCTTCGGACCCGCCACCACCGCCACCCAGTGGACCGTCGACGTCCCCAGGACCGGCCTCGACCGCCGCTGGTCGGGCCCGGCCGACGGCGGCCGTATCGACCTGGTGGACGGCGAGGAGGTGCGCAAGACCGGCCCGGAGCTGCACGCCCGGCTCAGCCGCATCCAGCCGGGCGTGGTCAGCCGTGTCGAGCGCTGGTGGCAGGTGAACACCGGCGCGCTGAACTCGGACGGCGCCGCGTGGACGGAGCCGTTCTACGCCGTGTACCGCTCGGCGGACGGCGAGGTGGAGGGCCTGGTCGCCTACGAGTCGGACGACAACTGGGGCGACGCGAAGCAGCCGCTGAACACGGCCACCGTGAAATGGCTGATCGGGGTGACCCCCGCCGCCGAGCGCGCCCTGTGGCACTACCTCTGCTCGATCGACTGGATCACCCGGGTCAAAACCGGCTGGCGCGCCCCCGACGACCTGCTGCCGGATTTCCTGCCGGACCCGCGCGCCGCCCGGATCACCAGCCAGGCGGACTGGTTGTGGGTGCGGATCCTGGATGTCGTACGGGCCATGGAGGCGCGTACGTACGCGGGCTCGGGGAGCCTCGTCCTGGACGTCACCGACGGGGACGGACTGTCCGCCGGGCGCTACCGGCTGGACGTGGGTCCGGACGGCGCGGTGTGCGCTCCGACCGGGCAGAGCGCCGACCTCACGCTGGACGTACGTGAGCTGTCGGCCCTGTGGCTCGGCGAGGCGTCGGCGGTGCGGCTCGCCGCGCTCGGGCGGGTGCGGGAAGAACGAGAGGGCGCCGCCTCCGTGGCCGACGCCCTGCTCCGCACGTCCAGGCGACCGTGGTGCCCGGACATCTTCTGA
- the dtd gene encoding D-aminoacyl-tRNA deacylase has product MRAVVQRVDGASVVVDGETVGAIDGEGLCVLVGVTHDDTKEKAAQLARKLWSIRMLADERSCSDIDAPLLVISQFTLYGDARKGRRPTWNAAAPGDVAEPLVDEVVAQLRALGATVATGRFGARMRVSLTNDGPFTVVVDM; this is encoded by the coding sequence ATGCGTGCGGTGGTGCAGAGGGTGGACGGCGCGAGCGTCGTCGTGGACGGCGAGACGGTCGGGGCGATCGACGGCGAGGGGCTGTGCGTGCTCGTCGGCGTCACGCACGACGACACCAAGGAAAAGGCGGCCCAACTGGCCCGCAAACTCTGGTCGATCCGCATGCTGGCCGACGAGAGGTCATGCAGCGACATCGACGCCCCGCTGCTCGTGATCAGCCAGTTCACGCTGTACGGCGACGCCCGCAAGGGGCGCCGCCCCACCTGGAACGCGGCGGCCCCCGGCGACGTCGCCGAGCCCCTCGTCGACGAGGTCGTCGCGCAGCTCCGCGCACTGGGCGCGACGGTGGCCACGGGCCGTTTCGGCGCCCGGATGCGCGTCTCCCTGACGAACGACGGCCCGTTCACCGTCGTCGTCGACATGTGA
- a CDS encoding folate-binding protein YgfZ gives MKSPLLALPGAVPAEGVDEDVAAHYGDLFREQRALADGTGFVDLSHRGVVAVTGEDRLSWLHLLLTQHVTDLPVGRATEALILSAHGHIEHALYLVDDGTTTWAHVEPGTQEALIAYLESMKFFYRVEVADRTGDFAVVHLPAGSIAEVPEGAVVRETPYGRDLLLPRTDLESYAGKAGPAAGLLAYEALRVEHHRPRLGFETDHRTIPHELGWIGSAVHLQKGCYRGQETVARVQNLGKPPRRLVFLHLDGSEVHLPPHGAELRLAGDGPDGRKIGFITTAVRHHELGPIALALVKRNVPLDAPLLADTTAAAQEVVVEP, from the coding sequence ATGAAGAGCCCCCTCCTGGCCCTGCCCGGCGCGGTCCCCGCCGAGGGCGTCGACGAAGACGTCGCCGCCCACTACGGCGACCTGTTCCGTGAACAGCGCGCCCTCGCCGACGGCACCGGTTTCGTGGATCTCTCGCACCGCGGCGTCGTCGCCGTGACGGGCGAGGACCGGCTGAGCTGGTTGCACCTGCTGCTCACCCAGCACGTCACGGACCTCCCGGTGGGCCGTGCCACCGAGGCGCTGATCCTCTCCGCGCACGGCCACATCGAACACGCGCTGTACCTCGTCGACGACGGCACCACGACCTGGGCCCACGTCGAGCCCGGCACCCAGGAAGCGCTGATCGCGTACCTGGAGTCCATGAAGTTCTTCTACCGTGTCGAAGTCGCCGACCGCACGGGCGACTTCGCGGTCGTGCACCTGCCGGCCGGTTCGATCGCCGAGGTCCCCGAGGGAGCCGTCGTCCGCGAGACGCCGTACGGGCGTGATCTCCTCCTTCCGCGCACGGACCTGGAGTCGTACGCCGGCAAGGCCGGTCCGGCGGCCGGGCTTCTCGCGTACGAGGCGCTGCGCGTCGAACACCACCGCCCGCGGCTCGGCTTCGAGACCGACCACCGCACCATCCCGCACGAGCTGGGCTGGATCGGCAGCGCCGTCCATCTGCAGAAGGGCTGCTACCGGGGCCAGGAGACGGTGGCCCGGGTGCAGAACCTGGGCAAGCCCCCGCGCCGGCTGGTCTTCCTGCACCTGGACGGCAGCGAGGTGCACCTTCCGCCGCACGGCGCCGAACTCCGGCTGGCGGGCGACGGCCCCGACGGCCGGAAGATCGGGTTCATCACCACCGCCGTACGGCATCACGAGCTCGGCCCGATCGCGCTGGCGCTGGTGAAGCGGAACGTACCGCTCGACGCGCCGCTGCTCGCGGACACCACGGCCGCGGCGCAGGAAGTCGTCGTCGAGCCGTAG
- a CDS encoding Fur family transcriptional regulator, producing the protein MVGTDWKSDLRQRGYRLTPQRQLVLEAVDTLEHATPDDILVEVRKTASGVNISTVYRTLELLEELDLVSHAHLGHGAPTYHLADRHHHIHLVCRDCTNVIEADISVAAEFTAKLRDTFGFETDMKHFAIFGRCQDCAAKK; encoded by the coding sequence GTGGTAGGCACCGACTGGAAGAGCGATCTGCGGCAGCGCGGTTACCGGCTGACTCCGCAGCGGCAGCTTGTGCTCGAAGCCGTGGACACGCTGGAGCACGCGACCCCGGACGACATCCTGGTCGAAGTGCGCAAAACGGCTTCCGGTGTCAACATCTCGACGGTCTACAGAACGCTGGAGCTGCTCGAGGAGCTGGACCTGGTCAGCCACGCACATCTCGGGCACGGCGCGCCGACCTACCACCTGGCCGACCGTCACCACCACATCCACCTGGTGTGCCGGGACTGCACGAACGTCATCGAGGCCGACATCTCGGTCGCCGCGGAGTTCACCGCGAAGCTCCGCGACACCTTCGGCTTCGAGACGGACATGAAACACTTCGCGATCTTCGGCCGCTGCCAGGACTGCGCCGCCAAGAAGTAG
- a CDS encoding winged helix-turn-helix domain-containing protein, translating into MGEEQTTEGGGREFWRVLEELRGRLANGVYPLGSTLPAQRALADELAVSRDTVQRALRALSGEGWIESRQGSGSRVVKSPIHLGNPRQEAPRVRATLGTFIARAFAQPVVQLDVFTLTSESLDAHIRLQAERIRLEEITPERIELRMLLPSLSLELPYPRAQSPAREGEEEREAEAGQLDQLNGQLQDRLHAITRRHAISLRSALRDLQTEGLVPSVQVEVRHVPLTPAFKLYLRPGAEALFGPYEVVERSILMDDETEVDAIDVLGLGSTLTRHVNDEGDPDSSGSVFVESMHAWFDSCWDLLARPS; encoded by the coding sequence GTGGGCGAGGAGCAGACCACCGAAGGGGGCGGCAGGGAGTTCTGGCGTGTCCTGGAGGAGCTGCGCGGCCGGCTGGCCAACGGGGTCTACCCGCTGGGCAGCACACTGCCGGCCCAGCGAGCCCTGGCCGACGAGTTGGCGGTCTCCCGGGACACCGTTCAGCGGGCCCTGAGAGCGCTGTCGGGCGAGGGCTGGATCGAGTCCCGGCAGGGCAGCGGCTCGCGCGTCGTGAAGAGCCCCATACACCTCGGCAACCCCCGGCAGGAAGCGCCCCGGGTGCGCGCGACCCTGGGTACCTTCATCGCCCGCGCCTTCGCTCAGCCGGTCGTCCAATTGGACGTGTTCACCCTCACGTCCGAATCTCTGGACGCCCACATCCGGCTGCAGGCCGAGCGCATCCGGCTGGAGGAGATCACACCCGAGCGCATTGAACTGCGCATGCTGTTGCCCTCCCTGTCACTCGAGCTGCCCTACCCCCGTGCGCAGAGCCCCGCGCGTGAGGGAGAGGAGGAGCGCGAAGCGGAGGCCGGACAACTGGACCAGTTGAACGGACAGCTCCAGGACCGCCTGCACGCCATCACCCGGCGGCACGCGATCTCGTTGCGTTCGGCGCTGCGGGACCTGCAGACGGAGGGACTGGTGCCCTCCGTACAGGTGGAGGTCCGGCACGTGCCGCTCACCCCCGCGTTCAAGCTGTATCTGCGTCCGGGCGCGGAGGCCTTGTTCGGGCCGTACGAGGTGGTGGAACGCTCGATCCTCATGGACGACGAGACCGAGGTCGACGCCATCGACGTGCTCGGCCTGGGATCGACACTCACCCGCCACGTCAACGACGAGGGTGATCCCGACTCCTCCGGGTCGGTGTTCGTGGAGAGCATGCACGCCTGGTTCGATTCGTGCTGGGATCTTCTCGCGCGGCCGTCCTGA
- a CDS encoding winged helix-turn-helix domain-containing protein, which produces MVVTQENVAVNGSRRLSPQEIADVLRDRIRAGDLKAGDRLPTQAELAEEFGVERGTVRQALRALQDDGLLSNVSKGSPPRIAEQAPAQGEPQTTMVGLAPRLAQAFSAPHVRIDAACLTAETLMLALGEPVRLIHEGRLRPESIDVRILLPSRDINLAFPVSVDSGADDDPVHGRWLAQRNAQVHVLQHNLRALRSSHGIDVRVTFRALPFTPPVKLYLLNEAEALLAYYMVTRREEEMADVTLDMYDALGSDSLLFSFEKRSGMRDAAFVEQSQKWFDALWETITTDLTLS; this is translated from the coding sequence TTGGTCGTGACCCAGGAGAACGTTGCAGTGAACGGCAGCAGAAGGCTTTCGCCGCAGGAGATCGCCGACGTCCTGAGGGATCGGATCCGGGCCGGAGACCTCAAGGCGGGAGACCGTCTGCCCACGCAGGCCGAGCTGGCGGAGGAGTTCGGTGTCGAGCGGGGGACCGTCCGGCAGGCCCTGCGCGCCCTTCAGGACGACGGTCTGCTCAGCAACGTCAGCAAGGGGAGCCCGCCGCGGATCGCGGAGCAGGCCCCGGCACAGGGCGAGCCCCAGACGACGATGGTCGGCCTGGCGCCCCGCCTGGCCCAGGCGTTCTCGGCGCCGCACGTCCGGATCGACGCGGCCTGTCTGACCGCGGAGACGCTCATGCTGGCGCTCGGCGAACCGGTCCGCCTGATCCATGAGGGCCGCCTGCGCCCCGAGTCGATCGACGTCCGCATCCTGCTTCCGTCCCGGGACATCAACCTGGCCTTCCCGGTATCCGTCGACAGCGGGGCGGACGACGACCCGGTCCACGGTCGCTGGCTGGCCCAGCGCAACGCCCAGGTCCACGTCCTCCAGCACAACCTCCGCGCCCTGCGCTCCTCGCACGGTATCGACGTGCGGGTGACGTTCCGGGCCCTGCCCTTCACCCCGCCCGTGAAGTTGTACCTTCTCAACGAGGCCGAGGCCCTGCTCGCGTACTACATGGTCACGCGACGGGAGGAGGAGATGGCCGACGTGACGCTGGACATGTACGACGCACTGGGATCGGACTCCCTCCTCTTCTCCTTCGAGAAGCGGTCCGGCATGCGGGACGCCGCGTTCGTGGAGCAATCGCAGAAGTGGTTCGACGCCCTCTGGGAAACCATCACCACGGACCTGACACTCTCCTAG